From one Sphingomonas xanthus genomic stretch:
- the glmU gene encoding bifunctional UDP-N-acetylglucosamine diphosphorylase/glucosamine-1-phosphate N-acetyltransferase GlmU: MNQSTFAVVILAAGQGTRMRSDTHKVLHPIAGRPMLLHLLATVEAMGAERRVVVVGKGRNQLEAALDGHGVTLAVQAEQKGTAHAVQMAAAPLSDFDGPVLVLYGDTPFVTEDTLQRMLDRLAAADNPGVVVLASSPDDGKAYGRVILGEGDRISKMVEYKDANEAERAVRLCNSGMLAAHSRDLFRWLDAVGNANAAGEFYLPDVVMIARDDGRAPVVIEGEPFETAGVNSRAELAHLELDWQRRRREQALDQGATLIDPESVWFSADTVLGRDCTIEPHVVFGPGVSIADGATIRAFSHIEGATISTGCEVGPFARLRPGAILSEGARIGNFVEVKKARLGKGAKANHLSYIGDAEVGEKANIGAGTITCNYDGFGKYRTTIGAGAFIGSNSALVAPVSIGDGAIVGAGSTITSDVAADELAVARGDQRGLKGWAARFRARQQAKKDKA, from the coding sequence ATGAATCAGTCGACATTCGCGGTTGTCATCCTCGCTGCCGGGCAGGGCACCCGCATGCGTTCCGATACCCACAAGGTGCTCCACCCGATCGCCGGGCGGCCGATGCTGCTTCACCTGCTGGCCACGGTCGAGGCGATGGGCGCGGAGCGCCGGGTGGTGGTCGTGGGCAAGGGCCGCAACCAGCTCGAGGCGGCGCTTGACGGCCATGGCGTGACGCTCGCGGTTCAGGCCGAGCAGAAAGGCACCGCCCATGCCGTGCAGATGGCGGCCGCGCCATTGTCGGACTTCGACGGGCCGGTGCTGGTACTTTACGGCGACACGCCGTTCGTGACCGAAGACACGCTTCAGCGCATGCTCGACCGGCTTGCCGCCGCCGACAATCCCGGCGTGGTGGTGCTTGCCAGCTCGCCGGACGATGGCAAGGCCTATGGGCGGGTGATCCTCGGCGAAGGTGACCGGATTTCGAAGATGGTCGAGTATAAGGATGCCAACGAGGCCGAGCGCGCGGTGCGCCTGTGTAACAGCGGGATGCTCGCCGCCCATTCGCGCGACCTGTTCCGCTGGCTGGATGCGGTTGGCAACGCCAATGCGGCTGGCGAATTTTATCTTCCCGACGTGGTGATGATCGCCCGCGACGACGGCCGTGCGCCGGTAGTAATCGAGGGCGAGCCGTTCGAGACTGCGGGCGTCAACAGCCGCGCTGAACTCGCCCATCTCGAACTCGACTGGCAGCGCCGCCGCCGCGAACAGGCGCTGGACCAAGGGGCAACGCTGATCGACCCGGAAAGCGTCTGGTTCTCCGCCGACACAGTGCTTGGCCGTGATTGCACCATCGAACCTCATGTCGTGTTCGGTCCTGGCGTCAGCATCGCCGATGGCGCCACCATCCGCGCTTTCTCGCATATCGAGGGCGCGACAATCTCGACCGGCTGCGAGGTCGGCCCCTTCGCCCGGCTGCGGCCCGGAGCGATCCTTTCCGAAGGTGCCAGGATCGGCAATTTCGTCGAGGTGAAGAAGGCGCGCCTGGGCAAGGGCGCGAAGGCCAACCACCTAAGCTATATCGGCGATGCCGAAGTGGGGGAGAAGGCCAATATCGGCGCCGGGACGATCACCTGCAATTATGACGGGTTCGGCAAATATCGCACGACCATCGGCGCCGGCGCGTTCATCGGATCGAACAGCGCGCTGGTTGCGCCGGTGAGCATCGGCGACGGCGCGATCGTCGGCGCGGGCTCGACCATCACCAGCGATGTCGCGGCCGACGAACTGGCGGTCGCGCGGGGCGACCAGCGCGGCCTCAAGGGCTGGGCCGCCCGATTCCGGGCCAGGCAGCAAGCGAAGAAGGACAAGGCATAG